The following DNA comes from Anopheles coustani chromosome 2, idAnoCousDA_361_x.2, whole genome shotgun sequence.
TCGTGATCCTTTCTTCCTATGTTTGGCGGTTAAAAATTGTTCCAGAAATAATTTTTCTCGCGTAGAATTTTCTTATGGATTTCAGCAAAAAGTTCGGACCATGTCTACTGTCTCGGAGCATCCCGCAAACCTTGTATCTGCCTGCCCGTGGCAAGGTGTTCGGGGTGAAACCGCTGACGGAGGTGCTCAAAGAGTCTGCCAGGGCGTTCATTGCCCCTCCCGTTCTGCTTCCCGATAATCCACTGTTTAACCATGTGGGCGTATGTTTCGTTGTGTGGTTGACCGTACACGactattttcatttgatttcatcttcgatttttttttttcgcaggcCGTAATGTGCGTCAATTCGTTTTTCGAGTACAACGAACCGACGTTTAGTACACTGTTTGCAATCTGCGGATACAATCGCGCCCGGCAACGGGACCGGCTGGGCATGATAATGTCAAGCTTCGCACACCTGCAGGACGAAGCGGAACGGGTCGACGTTTACCTGCACTCGCTGTCGCTGAAGAATGAAAACTCGCGTCAGCATCTGGCGTGCTTCGGCACGTGGGTGTTCTACCATTGTCTGCGGGCGATGTCCTTCTACCTGCTGGCGGGGTTAGAGCTGGAGCTTTACAGTGTGCACGAGTATTTGTACATTTTctggtacctctaccagtatCTGTTCTGCTGGATCGGGTCCGCCCTGACGCGGGCCGAAACGTTCCTGGCCGAGCAGGAGTACATGGCCGACATGAAGGCGGCGGCAACGAAGGGTGCCAATCAGAAGAAACCGAAGGCGAAGAAACGGAAGAGCAAGTCCGACGCAAAGGAGATCATCTTCAATCACGCCATTCAAACGTTGTGCGGCGGGTACTACAAGGCGCTGGCCGGGTTCATTAAGGAGGATAGAATCCCGGAACCGCTGCCAACGTTTGATAACGAGCAGGTTCGCTTCGAGCATCGTTTTGCCCCGTTTGCCACGCTCGCGACGCCACCGCCGATGCCGTACTCCGAGTTTAAGCAGATGAAAATTTTCCTGCTACAATCGCCCGCGACGGAGCTGTATGCGGCCGCTGCCAAGCACTTCCACGAGGCTCGGACGCTGCTGGAAACGTTCCCCAATCCGGACGACGATGtacgtttctttttccccaacTTGCACCGGTTCTATTTCAATTTACGGTCAACAATTGTTTCCacccttttcttccttttgcaGTGGTCCGAAGTCGTGAAGGTGGCCAAAATGAATTTCGTCATGATGAATCTGCTCGCCAGCGGGCACAGCAGGCAGTCGAAATTGCCGCCCGAGTTCGATTTCTCCTGCCATCGGTACTTTCCGATCATTAAGCAAAGGAAATAGCATCGCGCAGAAACGAACCCGCATGAACCTGCGGTCAAAGCCGTGGGTACGGTCGCGCTCCGTACCATTCCACTGGTCGTCGGGGAATGCTGTCGCTAATTTATTCTAGCTGGAAGTTGTATATTGTAccatgaataaatattttgtgTGCAGAAAAACGTATACGACAGTTCGAGTTCGTTTTAAAAGATACATCACATAAAGAGGAATTAATCTATGTTGCTAATTTGAATGCTTGTGAGTGCGTACAtaagaaaatgtaattttccaaACAGATAATATGCTACCAGTATCCTTACAGCTTCCGAGAGGAATGATAATTCTCCCAGCCATTCGATGTAACGGCTGAAGTAGGTCATCCCCGCTCCAGCCGGGAGTGCGTTTTAACGGCATCCAGAAAGTCAGGGGCACATAATTCAATCACCCTGGAACGATCCCTGTACTCGCGCGTTTATGGGTGAAAGTTTGCCATTCCCATCCCCCATGCCGCGTGGTAGATGTACCATTTTATTAGCTTTCGGATGATCCGCCACTGGCATTCGGCAGCAACCCTCAGGAGTGTGTCGGTCTCGTGTCGTAAAGTTTTGGGATGACTAGGACTGTTTCACATGCGCCGACGGACCGCATGCCCTCTCCGAAACCCACTCTCCGGGGAGCGAAACGTTTCGAGGGATTATGCTGTATCGGTTTCTTCGTCAGCGCTCGTGCATACGAGAAACATGGTAATCGGTTTCGTTTTATGACCATTAACGGGTGGTGTCAAGCCCGGGCCTCCCCGGTCGTGGGTCGTGGCACGCGACCCAGGGTTCGTTTGCCTTGGGGTATGTTAATCAACCAAAGTCGTTTTAATAGCAAGAAAGCGGATGATTCCCAGTCGTTGCCGAGCGTGTTCATAAAGTATGCTGGTTTAACACTTCCACATTTGAGATTGTGGTGCTAATGCATGCGTTTTGGATAAATTATTCCATCAGAGAGCACTACAGCCACGACTGACTCTACTAAATAACACTATATTAGATTAGCTGGAACGAGcttaaggaaaagttttccttaaaAATGCTTAACATTTACTCCCTCCCCCACATACCGCGATGAAAAGTGTGTCCGACGCACGAAAGAAGCACCACATACGGGTACAGGTGTCGCCGTTCGGTACGCCTGATTAGTTTTATGGTTCCCGAAAACATGCTAATATCACTTTCGCTTACATGGGAAAACTTTGCAAAGACCCATTTTGGTGGgcagaaagcaaaacaagttTAGCATTACGATGAACGATAATTGCTTTCCCGTagggtccccccccccccctcccccagctGGAGCCAGCTCTCTCGCGGCTGGGTAAGTGAAAATTACTATGGCAACACGCATTTCCGCGCACTTTACGTAATCGGTCACAACAGAGATGGTATCGATTGAGATAGCGTGTTCGATGGCAAAGTGGAAGAGCAATTTAAAGCTTGTTATGTTTCCGAAAGTGATGAATAATATTCAATAAACTCGACGAGTAACGAAATTGGTTTCGGTGATTCCATTCTGTTGTATCTCTATTATCGGTTTACAATtaattttgttattaatttcGCATGAAATGTTCGCTTGAACGGTAGCTTAATTCCGTATCTACTAATAACCGATCGGATGAAGCAAGTTACAAATGGAACCACTTAGGATGGGCAACGGCGTACCTACGCTGGACATGCCTATGCGAATGACCTTCCGCCGCAACGGACGGAAGTGACCTACGGTTCCATATGGCGTCTACaatgtttttatatttatactaTCTAATTATTTAATGCACATGTTTGTAACGGTTCCATTCGAATGATGCTGCGCCTTGGAAGTCGATGATAAGCGGAAACGGTTCGCTTTCTGCGACAACTACCCTGGAGCCAGCGGTCATAAAAACCACGCACCGGTCCGGCCTCCAGGCTCGAAGGACTCCAGCAATCACCTTTTATCACCTCCGGCAAGCCTTTACAACGTCCGCACTGGATGGATTTATGATGATAAATTAATTAGACTTGTTCCGCGACGGTGCGCGATGGCCGACCACGGGTCCGGGTCGATTTAATGATACGGCGCGTTGGCTGACCGGAAACGCCGTCCAGTTTAATCCGCTCGGGCTAGAAAGTAGAGGGGGGGGGATGGGGCAGAAAGATAGAGGGTGCGTAAAAATCGATCGGCTCAACACCTGATCGCGGTTCCGGGGCGAAGGCAAACAAATTCGTGAACACGCTCGAATGTCACAGCAGTGGCCACGTAACCACCCGGTCGGATTTGGGCCGATGATTTTCAATCCCTTTTCGATTTGTAATTGCCAGTGTTCCACGGCGCGGACGATTGTCCGGCGAATCGATAAATCTTCGCACCCGCCCCGGATCCGCTGGTGACTCTGGTGTCCAATAAAAAGGCCTCAGGATCCCGGCCGAATGGCTTGGTCGCGTAACCCGGGAAGCGAACGTTTTTGCAATTAATTTCGTGCGTTTTTCGAGCGGCCACCCGTCCCGCCCGGGGTTGGCGTGTAATTAAGGCTAAACGGGATTTCCCATGGCTCATTAACGGACAAAATAGTTCCGGTGGCCGGTGGCCTGGGTGGTTGCACATGGCGTTGGCGGTGTGACCACGGTTGTGGgtaggtgtgtatgtgtgtttgccaAAAAGTTGAACGCTTGCACCCGACCGATTGGTCGGCCGATTCGGAATGCCGATCTGaccaattttcaatttacgaCCGACGGCGGTGTCCGGTGCATTCCGCTTCTCGGTTGGTTCCGGTCGGTGGTTTTGCATTCAATTTTAACCGCCGTCTCGTTTGGACGGCAAATCGACAGCAacgaaacttttccaatcGCTACCGAATGGCGTTGTGCAATCGTTGGGACGATGgtacaattttccaaattaGTGACAAAGTGTGGATTTTAATCGCACTGCTCCGTGAATCATTGAAGCTCCTTCCAAGCTTTTCTACATACACCCATTTCGGCGATCAATTTATTGAAATCTAATCCGT
Coding sequences within:
- the LOC131262498 gene encoding N-alpha-acetyltransferase 35, NatC auxiliary subunit, translating into MQQTGVEIQDLTVTSSDGTNPQATPAGEEGSNPGATVPIDEWTDITTDFFDCVKDLKLGELVHDSLFGLLEAMSAIEMMDPKMDAGMCCNREATPLTFDTAVETGQLKLVNLEPKECIGIIDAVYSCTVSWLEGHSMAQTVLTCLYLHKPNRVECKTMKSFSIAIQKIINLIRNFIFRAHVFEEEDFQLGTFDNNLCSEITEAKALNMLKTAEDDLIKKAKDVEDETEKDAIQALLTRMRFTRLFLQCLVSLYPVKQSTTWQLGQEITVQSVSPTKNEMVDIVKSLNGALELAQTMEKTIDLGTQPEEGSDAPNPMGFSMMVNQRLLPPTFPRSTKIKDRKSSIQYLVELIQRIKHACKIVNCTNFHAALNFLMDFSKKFGPCLLSRSIPQTLYLPARGKVFGVKPLTEVLKESARAFIAPPVLLPDNPLFNHVGAVMCVNSFFEYNEPTFSTLFAICGYNRARQRDRLGMIMSSFAHLQDEAERVDVYLHSLSLKNENSRQHLACFGTWVFYHCLRAMSFYLLAGLELELYSVHEYLYIFWYLYQYLFCWIGSALTRAETFLAEQEYMADMKAAATKGANQKKPKAKKRKSKSDAKEIIFNHAIQTLCGGYYKALAGFIKEDRIPEPLPTFDNEQVRFEHRFAPFATLATPPPMPYSEFKQMKIFLLQSPATELYAAAAKHFHEARTLLETFPNPDDDWSEVVKVAKMNFVMMNLLASGHSRQSKLPPEFDFSCHRYFPIIKQRK